The following coding sequences lie in one Listeria ivanovii subsp. londoniensis genomic window:
- a CDS encoding NAD(P)-dependent oxidoreductase, whose product MKIGIIGATGRAGSRILEEAKDRGHEVTAIVRNAGKITQTHKDINILQKDIFDLTLSDVSDLNVVVNAYGVSPEEANKHVTSLKHLMKILNGTVSPRLVVVGGAASLQIDDDGNTLLESKGLKEAPYFPTAEAQAKQLTTLKENESHFSWTYVSPPAMFEPGERTGSYQSGENHLLFNSEGNSFISMEDFAIAIVDEIEKPNHLNERFTVAGK is encoded by the coding sequence ATGAAAATTGGTATAATTGGTGCTACGGGACGAGCTGGTTCAAGGATTTTAGAAGAAGCTAAAGATCGAGGCCATGAAGTGACAGCCATTGTTAGGAATGCTGGGAAAATTACGCAAACACATAAAGATATCAATATTTTACAAAAAGACATATTCGATTTAACACTTTCTGATGTGTCCGATTTAAATGTAGTCGTTAATGCCTATGGTGTTAGTCCAGAAGAAGCTAATAAACATGTCACCTCACTGAAGCATTTAATGAAAATCTTAAATGGTACCGTTTCACCGCGACTTGTTGTTGTAGGTGGTGCAGCTAGCCTTCAAATTGACGACGATGGAAATACGTTACTTGAATCGAAAGGGCTAAAAGAAGCACCGTACTTTCCAACTGCAGAAGCACAAGCCAAACAGTTAACCACTTTAAAAGAAAATGAATCTCATTTCAGTTGGACCTATGTTAGTCCTCCTGCAATGTTTGAGCCTGGCGAGCGCACTGGCAGCTATCAGTCAGGGGAAAATCATCTCTTATTTAACAGTGAAGGTAATAGCTTTATTAGCATGGAAGACTTCGCTATTGCAATCGTGGATGAAATCGAAAAACCCAACCATTTAAATGAGCGTTTTACTGTGGCTGGAAAATAA
- a CDS encoding YceI family protein: MTVEKWNVDPAHSSIEFQVKHMMVSKVKGAFSNFTADIEMDPEDLTSAKLNFSVDAASVDTRQAQRDGHLKSEDFFNVEKYPNVTFTATKITPDGDDEYVVTGDLTIRDVTKPLTLEVSYEGTGKDPNTGNMVAGFEAKGKFNRKDFGLNYNAALETGGVLIGDEVKLNIQIEASK; encoded by the coding sequence ATGACAGTAGAAAAATGGAACGTTGACCCTGCGCATAGTTCAATCGAATTTCAAGTAAAACACATGATGGTATCAAAAGTAAAAGGTGCTTTCAGTAATTTCACAGCTGACATCGAAATGGATCCAGAAGACTTAACAAGCGCAAAATTAAACTTCTCCGTTGATGCAGCATCAGTTGACACTCGTCAAGCTCAACGTGACGGACATTTGAAAAGTGAAGATTTCTTTAATGTAGAAAAATATCCAAATGTAACTTTTACAGCAACGAAAATCACTCCTGATGGTGATGATGAATATGTTGTTACTGGTGATTTAACTATTCGCGACGTAACAAAACCACTAACACTGGAGGTAAGCTATGAGGGAACTGGTAAAGATCCTAACACTGGCAACATGGTAGCTGGTTTTGAAGCAAAAGGTAAATTCAACCGTAAAGACTTTGGCCTGAACTACAACGCAGCACTTGAAACTGGCGGCGTACTAATTGGCGATGAAGTTAAATTAAACATCCAAATCGAAGCAAGTAAATAA
- a CDS encoding amino acid permease, with product MEKETHGEIRRDLKTRHLSMIAIGGSIGTGLFLASGNAIHTAGPGGALVAYIAIGIMVYFLMTSLGEMATYMPVSGSFSTYATRFVDPAFGFALGWNYWFNWAITLAVDISTAAIIVQFWLPNTPAWLWSAIFLILIFGLNALSVKAYGESEYWFSIIKVATVIIFLIVGLLTIVGILGGEFIGFSNFTAGDAPFKGGFFAILGTFLIAGFSFQGTEMVGIAAGESATPEKSVPKAIKQVFWRILLFYIFAIFIIGMIIPYTSPHLLSADATDVAISPFTLVFEKAGLAFAASVMNAVILTSVLSAGNSGLYASTRMLWAMARDKKAPRFLGNVNKRGIPMAALIVTTIIGAMTFITTLTENGTVIYTWLLSASGLTGFIAWVGIAISHYRFRKAFIKQGHDLNELKYRAKFFPFGPILALVLCILVIVGQDYAAFLEPQFANPAWWQKIGISYIGLPIFLIFWLSFKFVNKTKVIPLEDCKFDKK from the coding sequence TTGGAAAAAGAAACACACGGCGAAATTCGACGTGACTTAAAAACGAGACACCTATCTATGATTGCTATCGGTGGTTCTATCGGAACCGGGTTATTTTTAGCGAGCGGGAATGCTATTCATACTGCAGGTCCTGGTGGCGCACTCGTCGCCTATATCGCTATTGGAATTATGGTTTACTTTTTAATGACTAGTTTAGGTGAAATGGCTACCTATATGCCAGTATCAGGATCGTTTAGTACATATGCTACTCGTTTTGTTGATCCTGCTTTTGGATTTGCGCTTGGTTGGAATTACTGGTTTAACTGGGCAATCACACTTGCAGTCGATATTTCAACAGCAGCTATCATTGTTCAATTTTGGCTACCAAACACTCCTGCATGGTTGTGGAGCGCAATATTTTTAATCCTCATCTTTGGCCTAAATGCTTTATCTGTGAAAGCTTATGGTGAGTCTGAATATTGGTTCTCCATTATCAAAGTTGCCACTGTGATTATTTTCCTTATTGTAGGTTTGCTAACGATTGTTGGAATTCTTGGTGGAGAATTCATTGGCTTTTCTAATTTCACAGCTGGAGATGCACCATTCAAAGGTGGTTTCTTCGCTATCCTTGGAACCTTTTTAATTGCTGGTTTTTCTTTTCAAGGAACTGAAATGGTTGGGATTGCTGCTGGTGAAAGTGCTACCCCAGAAAAAAGTGTTCCAAAAGCGATTAAACAAGTTTTCTGGCGGATATTATTATTCTATATTTTCGCGATTTTCATTATTGGAATGATTATTCCTTATACAAGCCCGCATTTACTAAGTGCGGATGCGACAGATGTTGCTATTAGCCCTTTTACACTTGTTTTTGAAAAAGCTGGACTTGCTTTTGCTGCATCAGTGATGAATGCTGTCATTCTTACATCCGTGCTATCGGCTGGTAACTCTGGCTTGTATGCTTCCACTAGAATGCTCTGGGCAATGGCGCGTGACAAAAAAGCACCACGCTTCTTAGGAAATGTCAACAAACGTGGGATTCCAATGGCAGCTTTAATTGTAACAACTATTATTGGAGCAATGACCTTTATTACTACTTTGACTGAGAATGGAACAGTTATCTATACTTGGTTATTGTCCGCATCTGGCTTAACTGGTTTTATCGCTTGGGTTGGTATTGCTATCAGCCATTACCGATTCCGAAAGGCGTTCATAAAACAAGGGCATGATTTAAATGAACTTAAATATAGAGCAAAATTTTTCCCATTTGGTCCTATTCTTGCCCTAGTTTTATGCATTTTGGTTATCGTCGGTCAAGACTATGCGGCTTTTTTAGAACCACAGTTTGCTAATCCTGCTTGGTGGCAAAAAATTGGTATCTCTTATATCGGCTTACCTATCTTCCTTATTTTCTGGTTATCCTTTAAATTTGTTAATAAAACCAAAGTCATTCCATTAGAAGACTGTAAATTTGATAAAAAATAA
- the rarD gene encoding EamA family transporter RarD: MENKQNGQLGGIMAGALAYVFWGVLPIYWKLVTNVPPMEILAYRILWSFIFMLFLIVCLRKASMVFEETKAILLQPKTLIAIIVAAFLVTGNWFLFIYTVNSGHVTEASLGYYINPLVNVLLATVILKERLSRGEIIAVISATIGVLILTWHLGSVPWAAIGMAVTFSLYGLIKKLVPVSVWTGLTLETMIITPFALIYVLFFATNGLMQYPSSTNIILIGAGVVTAIPLLLFATAAKKISYTMVGFLQYIGPTLMLAIGVLLFKESFDHIQLFAFAFIWLALIIFTISHVYSATKIKQLAAAAKEQS; the protein is encoded by the coding sequence ATGGAAAACAAACAAAATGGACAATTAGGCGGGATTATGGCTGGTGCTCTTGCTTATGTGTTCTGGGGAGTCCTTCCGATTTACTGGAAGTTAGTAACAAATGTTCCACCAATGGAGATTTTAGCCTATAGAATACTATGGTCTTTTATTTTTATGTTATTTTTGATTGTCTGCTTACGAAAGGCATCCATGGTATTTGAGGAAACGAAAGCTATTTTACTACAACCAAAAACGCTGATTGCGATTATTGTTGCCGCGTTTTTAGTAACAGGCAACTGGTTTTTATTCATTTATACAGTTAATAGCGGGCATGTAACCGAAGCAAGTCTTGGCTATTACATAAATCCACTTGTCAACGTATTACTTGCGACTGTTATTTTAAAAGAACGGTTAAGCCGTGGCGAAATTATTGCTGTTATTTCGGCTACAATCGGTGTACTAATCTTAACTTGGCACCTTGGATCCGTTCCTTGGGCAGCAATCGGGATGGCTGTGACATTTTCGCTTTATGGGTTAATAAAAAAACTTGTTCCCGTTTCTGTTTGGACTGGATTAACGCTTGAAACCATGATTATTACGCCATTTGCATTGATTTATGTATTATTTTTCGCAACAAATGGTTTGATGCAGTATCCGTCCAGCACAAATATTATTTTAATTGGAGCAGGAGTTGTCACCGCAATTCCACTTCTACTCTTTGCCACTGCGGCTAAGAAAATCAGTTATACAATGGTTGGATTCTTGCAATATATTGGACCTACCTTGATGCTTGCAATTGGTGTGTTACTTTTCAAAGAAAGTTTTGATCATATCCAGTTGTTCGCTTTCGCATTCATCTGGCTCGCATTAATCATTTTCACGATTTCACATGTTTATTCTGCAACAAAAATCAAACAATTAGCTGCAGCTGCAAAAGAACAATCTTAA
- a CDS encoding DUF554 domain-containing protein: protein MVLLGALVNGLGILIGSIIGMKLHNIPERIKDTVMKGMGLSVIVLGIQMAFKTSNSLIVILSICFGAVIGELINIDYHLNQLGHWIERKVGANGKSNIAKGFVTSTLIFVIGAMGIIGALDSGIRGNHDVLFTKSVMDGFIALLLSTTLGWGVMLSAIPVFLFEGIIALFATQIDKFVPADLMTLIIGEITATGGIMILAIGLNLLGLTKIRVANLVPGILIAALIVAGLYYF, encoded by the coding sequence ATGGTTTTACTTGGTGCGCTAGTTAATGGACTTGGAATTTTGATAGGTTCCATAATTGGCATGAAATTACATAATATCCCTGAACGCATAAAAGACACCGTAATGAAAGGCATGGGCTTATCCGTCATTGTCCTCGGAATCCAAATGGCTTTTAAAACGAGCAATTCACTTATTGTTATTTTAAGCATTTGTTTTGGTGCAGTTATTGGGGAATTAATTAATATAGACTACCATCTCAATCAACTTGGTCACTGGATTGAACGAAAAGTTGGAGCTAACGGAAAAAGTAATATCGCTAAAGGATTTGTTACATCGACACTTATTTTTGTTATTGGTGCAATGGGAATTATTGGTGCACTTGATAGTGGCATTCGTGGTAATCATGACGTACTTTTCACCAAATCCGTTATGGATGGTTTTATTGCGCTTCTCCTTAGTACGACGCTCGGTTGGGGCGTTATGCTCTCAGCTATCCCAGTATTTCTTTTCGAAGGAATTATTGCCTTATTCGCCACTCAAATTGACAAATTTGTCCCAGCAGACTTAATGACGCTAATTATTGGTGAAATAACGGCAACTGGTGGTATTATGATTTTAGCAATCGGTCTCAATTTACTTGGCTTAACAAAAATTCGTGTGGCAAATTTAGTTCCTGGCATTCTGATAGCAGCTCTTATCGTCGCGGGACTTTATTATTTTTAG
- a CDS encoding MarR family winged helix-turn-helix transcriptional regulator, with translation MTSVNTDTENISELLKTYWSIQRISAGYADQNAASLGLTLQQLAMINVIYGTPGISVAELTKRLIITGSSAAANIDGLISLGLVVKLNKTIPNDSMDLTLKLSKKGEDLSKRSTANAFMYKAMIKVFENLNETEVKELIRLNKKVETLLKKSK, from the coding sequence ATGACAAGCGTGAATACAGATACAGAAAACATTAGTGAACTTCTAAAAACATATTGGTCGATACAGCGAATTTCAGCGGGATATGCTGATCAAAATGCGGCTAGTTTGGGACTGACGCTACAGCAACTAGCGATGATCAATGTGATTTATGGGACACCCGGAATTTCAGTTGCAGAATTAACGAAACGTTTAATTATCACGGGAAGTTCAGCAGCAGCAAATATTGACGGGTTAATTAGCTTAGGCTTAGTAGTGAAATTGAACAAAACGATTCCGAATGATAGCATGGATTTAACCTTGAAACTTTCTAAAAAAGGGGAAGATTTGTCTAAACGATCTACTGCAAACGCATTTATGTACAAAGCAATGATCAAGGTTTTTGAGAATCTGAACGAAACCGAAGTGAAAGAATTGATTCGCTTAAATAAAAAAGTAGAAACCCTATTAAAAAAAAGTAAATAA
- a CDS encoding blue-light photoreceptor, whose product MAAYPKFDIILEALNLSSVGVIITDAEQKNNPIIFVNTGFENITGYTKEDALGSNCHFLQGEDTNKNEIEKVRYAIHNKTTANALLKNYRKDGSSFMNELTIEPIYDDNNHLYFVGIQKDITTEHNYQLELEKSLREIEKLSTPIVPIKDNICVLPLIGSLTNDRLQNMSEYVSEYMDNGKEDYLIMDLSGLAEFNEDAVMNLVKFHGFMKLTGVELIITGISPKFAMTLIRYEENLSSLTTYSTIKEALQYY is encoded by the coding sequence CCAAAATTTGATATTATTTTAGAAGCATTAAATTTATCTAGCGTAGGGGTTATTATTACTGATGCCGAGCAAAAAAACAATCCAATTATTTTTGTGAACACGGGCTTCGAAAATATTACCGGTTACACGAAAGAAGATGCACTAGGCTCTAATTGTCATTTCTTACAAGGGGAAGATACCAATAAAAATGAGATTGAAAAAGTTCGCTATGCTATTCATAACAAAACAACCGCCAACGCTTTACTAAAAAATTATCGCAAAGATGGTAGTTCTTTCATGAATGAACTTACAATTGAACCGATTTATGATGATAATAATCATTTATATTTTGTTGGTATTCAAAAAGACATTACAACCGAGCACAACTACCAGCTTGAACTTGAAAAATCATTACGAGAAATCGAAAAGCTTTCCACACCAATTGTCCCAATTAAAGATAATATTTGTGTCTTGCCTTTGATTGGCTCATTAACCAACGACCGACTCCAAAACATGTCTGAGTATGTAAGTGAGTATATGGATAATGGCAAAGAAGATTACTTAATTATGGATCTTTCTGGTCTAGCTGAATTTAATGAAGATGCTGTGATGAATCTTGTGAAGTTTCATGGCTTTATGAAATTAACTGGCGTGGAGCTAATAATCACCGGCATTTCACCTAAATTTGCGATGACTTTAATCCGCTATGAAGAAAACTTGTCATCCTTAACAACTTATAGCACCATCAAAGAAGCCCTACAATATTACTGA